A genomic segment from Fusarium keratoplasticum isolate Fu6.1 chromosome 10, whole genome shotgun sequence encodes:
- a CDS encoding Zn(2)-C6 fungal-type domain-containing protein produces the protein MSVQTTRRPRRLLAACHRCHVQKIKCSGTQPCQSCVSTGRVNECQFPARERKITISESYLKKLEADSKRLRAVTQNPTPESEQSFNTPFDDNETEDEPPSLSKEESNLFNPLFDRQPEKPVHERSSEPGFIGEASCAAFSNRLMSCLDDTYTPSTAGLSNYYRLNTHGRMPPEEGPEFPERMHVKLLLNVARRFIGNYHPLFLEVTFMREIDAVYRRELMPSTLWLCKFYALMALGEIYTHRRGVGDNNRVPGTDYYVRAVNLLQENQDAYEEPSLMQVEVLTLLAWASNILGRIRTAYCYSGIAMRLAQSLGMHRSASRHTTLTPVERESRRRTWWVLYFFDRFSASKLGQPITVRDEDIDVEMPSMDGLTREEMAEFLDPQNLIINIKLARIIGNILTHIYGIPKATNGLYIHQVHGILKQLRAWNDELPPEMRIKERGTPRPVASLHLAYNQCIIQTTRPVLLHLFKMQFQLGSKVREDVPPRQSVSSITLALAESCVNAAQASSRIVEGLFLDGSMATFGYWDAHHIFSAAMILIMSAVMKPTAVNSDHLETLLSVLRSLKTDGNIPAVDFCERLSQIQAGVSNLRATGRLDPVCIDKPPLAGQVGATPDATLDAGHPFQATMNMPSAGGDLGIINYANVDVLGNPLLGSFLDGNQVQWLDALFSENGTWKEFASEIEEQFQFGA, from the exons ATGAGCGTTCAGACCACCAGACGACCCAGAAGACTACTGGCAGC CTGCCATAGATGTCACGTTCAAAAGATCAAATGCTCAGGGACCCAGCCGTGTCAGTCGTGCGTGAGTACCGGCAGGGTTAACGAGTGCCAATTCCCTGCCAGGGAACGAAAGATCACCATCTCTGAAAG CTacctgaagaagctcgaggcaGACAGCAAACGATTACGTGCAGTTACTCAGAACCCAACACCAGAGAGCGAGCAGAGCTTCAACACCCCCTTCGACGATAACGAGACTGAGGACGAACCCCCATCACTGTCAAAAGAGGAGAGCAATCTTTTCAACCCCCTATTCGATCGTCAACCAGAGAAGCCCGTTCATGAGCGTTCATCAGAGCCAGGCTTCATCGGAGAAGCATCATGTGCCGCCTTTAGTAACCGACTCATGTCGTGCCTTGACGACACCTACACACCGTCCACAGCCGGCCTCTCCAACTACTATCGTCTGAATACACATGGTCGAATGCctccagaagaaggcccCGAGTTCCCTGAGCGGATGCACGTCAAGCTCCTCTTGAACGTTGCGCGGCGATTCATTGGCAATTACCATCCTCTCTTCCTGGAAGTCACGTTCATGCGAGAGATTGATGCTGTCTATCGACGAGagttgatgccatcaacacTATGGCTATGCAAGTTCTACGCTCTGATGGCTCTGGGGGAGATCTACACACATAGAAGAGGTGTCGGTGACAACAACAGAGTGCCCGGCACAGACTATTATGTGCGGGCAGTGAACTTGCTCCAAGAGAACCAAGACGCCTATGAGGAACCCTCTCTGATGCAGGTCGAGGTTCTGACGTTATTG GCATGGGCGTCTAATATTCTCGGTCGAATCAGAACTGCATACTGTTATAGTGGCATCGCTATGAGGCTTGCTCAGAGCCTAGGCATGCACCGGTCCGCTTCAAGACATACAACTCTGACACCAGTTGAACGAGAAAGCCGCCGGCGGACGTGGTGGGTGCTGTACTTCTTTGACCGATTTTCGGCCTCGAAGCTTGGTCAACCCATCACGGTCAGAGACGAGGATATTGATGTCGAGATGCCGAGTATGGACGGTCTgacaagagaagagatggcaGAATTTTTGGACCCTCAGAACCTGATTATCAACATCAAGCTCGCCCGAATTATCGGAAACATCT TGACACACATCTACGGCATACCTAAAGCTACGAACGGGCTCTATATCCATCAAGTGCACGGCATTCTCAAGCAACTTCGAGCATGGAATGACGAACTGCCACCTGAAATGCGAATCAAAGAACGAGGCACACCTCGGCCTGTTGCAAGTCTTCACCTCGCCTACAACCAATGCATCATCCAAACAACTCGTCCCGTGCTCCTACACCTCTTCAAGATGCAGTTCCAGTTGGGCTCCAAGGTGCGAGAGGATGTGCCGCCACGTCAAAGCGTGTCGTCCATCACCTTAGCTTTAGCAGAGAGCTGTGTAAATGCGGCCCAAGCATCAAGCCGTATCGTTGAGGGTCTGTTCCTTGATGGTTCGATGGCGACTTTTGGATATTGGGATGCACATCATATCTTTTCAGCGGCCATGATTCTGATCATGTCGGCCGTTATGAAGCCAACGGCTGTCAACTCGGATCATCTCGAGACCCTGTTGAGCGTGCTTCGGTCGCTAAAGACTGATGGAAATATCCCTGCCGTCGATTTCTGCGAGAGGTTATCACAGATTCAGGCGGGAGTCTCGAACTTGAGAGCCACTGGTCGATTAGACCCCGTCTGCATCGACAAGCCTCCACTTGCTGGTCAAGTGGGTGCAACGCCAGATGCTACGTTGGATGCAGGACATCCCTTTCAAGCGACCATGAACATGCCGAGCGCGGGAGGAGACTTGGGTATCATTAACTATGCTAATGTCGACGTTCTCGGCAATCCTCTCCTTGGTAGTTTTCTAGACGGGAACCAGGTACAGTGGTTGGATGCTCTGTTCTCAGAGAATGGCACTTGGAAAGAGTTTGCCTCTGAGATTGAGGAGCAGTTCCAGTTCGGAGCATAA
- a CDS encoding MFS domain-containing protein: protein MASKIDAALSDTLPDKEIEEQRTAQDDIYIDPAAEKALLRKLDRWIVPPVMLLYLLSFLDRVNIGNARLYGMEEDLGLTGDQYQIAVSVLFVTYILSELPSNLVIKKFTPSRWIAFITTAWGIVATLTGIVQDYKSLVACRVILGALEGGLFPGLTIYLTMFYTKREYALRIGYLFVSAAIAGSMGGLLAYGIGHMDGVAGLRGWRWIIILEGIPTVILGISIWFWLADTPDSAHYLTINERELIDLRMRQQIGHTKSSDQMHKEDVYAGLKDWKIWLFCIGQFGGDVILYGYSTFLPTIIRGFGDWSIAQVQALTIPCYALGAISYIVVAWLSDRSQRRAVFTVIFGLVCTTGYAILVSTAPGGVKYFGCFLAAMGLYVVVGLPLAWLPSNNPRYGKRTVATGLQLTIGNSAGIPAPFLYKTHEGPRFVKGHAVSMALIAMSSVIYLSFWAFFRHQNKRKMAGKEDHRIQGLTEEEAEELGEHNPRFHYTY, encoded by the exons ATGGCTTCAAAGATCGATGCAGCACTTTCCGACACGCTTCCTGACAAGGAAATCGAGGAGCAACGCACTGCTCAAGATGACATCTACATTGACCCAGCAGCCGAAAAGGCTCTCCTCCGCAAACTCGACAGATGGATTGTTCCTCCCGTTATGCTCCTCTACCTTCTCAGTTTCTTAGATCGCGTCAACATTGGTAACGCTCGACTCTACGGCATGGAAGAAGACCTCGGTCTCACCGGCGACCAGTACCAGATCGCAGTTTCGGTGCTATTCGTCACGTACATTCTGTCAGAGCTGCCTTCCAACTTGGTCATTAAAAAATTCACTCCGTCGCGCTGGATCGCGTTCATTACGACTGCTTGGGGAATTGTCGCAACTTTGACGGGCATCGTGCAGGACTACAAGAGCCTGGTGGCCTGTCGCGTGATCCTCGGTGCCCTCGAAGGTGGTCTATTCCCGGGTCTGACCATTTACCTCACAATGTTCTACACAAAGCGCGAGTACGCCCTCCGAATCGGATACCTCTTCGTGTCAGCTGCCATTGCCGGTTCCATGGGTGGACTCCTCGCTTATGGCATCGGCCACATGGATGGCGTTGCTGGGCTACGCGGTTGGCGATGGATCATCATCCTTGAAGGCATTCCCACTGTAATCCTGGGCATCTCAATCTGGTTCTGGTTGGCCGACACGCCTGATTCAGCTCACTACCTGACCATCAACGAACGCGAGCTCATCGATCTGCGCATGCGACAACAGATCGGACACACCAAGTCGTCGGACCAGATGCACAAGGAGGATGTGTACGCAGGCCTCAAGGACTGGAAGATCTGGCTGTTCTGCATTGGACAGTTTGGCGGAGATGTCATTCTCTACGGCTACTCGACTTTCCTGCCTACTATCATCCGAGGTTTTGGTGATTGGAGCATTGCGCAGGTCCAGGCTCTTACGATCCCTTGTTATGCACTGGGTGCTATCAGCTACATCGTTGTGGCCTGGTTGTCTGACCGCAGTCAACGCCGTGCAGTCTTTACTGTGATTTTTGGCCTTGTTTGCACGACTGGTTATGCTATTCTGGTTAGCACTGCTCCTGGAGGCGTCAAGTATTTTGGTTGCTTCCTCGCGGCCATGGGCTTGTACGTGGTCGTTGGACTTCCCCTTGCTTGGCTTCCCAGCAACAACCCTCGATATGGAAAGCGTACGGTCGCAACTGGCCTACAGCTGACTATTGGAAACTCTGCCGGTATCCCAGCCCCATTT TTGTACAAAACCCATGAAGGCCCTCGTTTCGTCAAGGGACACGCagtctccatggccttgattGCCATGTCTTCGGTCATCTATCTATCATTCTGGGCCTTTTTCCGCCACCAGAACAAGCGAAAGATGGCTGGTAAGGAGGATCACAGGATCCAGGGTCtgactgaggaggaggccgaggagttGGGAGAGCACAACCCCCGGTTCCACTACACATACTAA